In Peromyscus maniculatus bairdii isolate BWxNUB_F1_BW_parent chromosome 21, HU_Pman_BW_mat_3.1, whole genome shotgun sequence, one DNA window encodes the following:
- the LOC102918464 gene encoding glutathione S-transferase theta-2: MGLEIYLDPLSQPSRAIYIFAKKNGIPFQMHTVHILKGQNLSEQFSQVNCLRKLPVLKDGNFVLTESSAILIYLSSKYQVADHWYPADLQARARVHEYLGWHADNIRGTFGVLLWTKVLGPLIGIQVPEEKVERNRKSMIAALQRLEEKFLGDKPFLVGQQVTLADLMCLEELIQPVALGYNLFEGRPQLTAWRDRVEAFLGADLCQEAHSSILSILEQAAKKTLPVPPPEAHAGMQLRIARIP; this comes from the exons ATGGGCTTGGAGATCTACCTCGACCCGCTGTCGCAGCCCAGCCGCGCCATCTACATCTTCGCCAAGAAGAACGGCATTCCCTTCCAGATGCACACCGTGCATATTCTCAAAG GCCAGAACTTGAGCGAGCAATTCTCCCAGGTGAACTGCCTGCGGAAACTTCCTGTCCTCAAAGACGGAAACTTCGTGTTGACCGAAAG CTCAGCCATCCTGATTTACCTGAGTTCCAAGTACCAGGTGGCAGACCACTGGTACCCAGCTGACCTGCAGGCCCGTGCCCGAGTCCATGAGTACCTAGGCTGGCATGCTGATAACATCCGTGGCACTTTTGGAGTGCTCCTGTGGACCAAG GTGCTGGGGCCACTCATTGGGATCCAGGTTCCAGAGGAGAAGGTGGAACGGAACAGAAAGAGCATGATCGCGGCTCTGCAGCGTCTGGAGGAAAAGTTCCTTGGGGACAAGCCTTTCCTTGTTGGCCAGCAGGTGACACTGGCTGATCTCATGTGTCTGGAGGAGCTGATACAG CCGGTGGCTCTTGGCTATAATCTATTTGAGGGACGGCCGCAACTAACAGCATGGCGAGATCGGGTGGAGGCATTCTTGGGCGCCGATCTGTGTCAGGAGGCCCATAGCTCCATCCTGAGCATCCTGGAACAGGCAGCCAAAAAAACACTACCAGTGCCCCCTCCAGAGGCCCACGCCGGCATGCAGCTTCGAATTGCTAGGATTCCCTGA